TGCAGCGCCTGCATGTGAAGGGGTTGTGGCAGTCCGCTTTGCAATGGCCGGTGAAGAGGCAGCGGTGGCACTCACGATCCCTCAGCTTGATGAAATTCTTCTAACCCTGGGGAGGGTCCCTCAGCTTGTCACGGTCCCTCAACAAGGTAAGGTTCCCAACAGGTCTGCATTGAAGGCGAACCTCACCTTGTTGGGAACCTTGACAACCTCGGAGGCGACCGCATCAACTGCGGGCAGAGGATGGGCAGCCTTCAGCCGCAGATCTGGAGCGGCATCCAGCAGCTGCGGGAAGAGCGAGGCCACCAGCTCCTGTCCCAGGAACTGCGGCGATGGGAAACTAGGCGGGAACCGCGGCGAGGACATGGAGGCGCTGAGCGGAGAAGCAGAGCCGGCGGCAGCAGTGGGGGTGGCTGCGGGCGCTAGAGTGACGTGCCGCACGAGCGTGGGAGCGAACATGACTGAGGCAGGTGTGTCGGAGGCAGGTGTGTCGGAGGCAGGTGTGTACTCATTGTGCTTGATGTTTCATTTGAGTTAATAAAATTCATTTGTtatcaaaataaaaatatatatacaGCTTGAGAAGTAGCGTGGTTTTTCGTTCTTGGCACCACATGTCATGCGCTTGTCCATCGTCCACGCGCCATCTGTCCGGGATTATTATATTGCTTTGTCATGGGCCAACTGAAGGATTTGTAGAGGATCTACATCGCCAAATACTACAAGACACAGCACAAGAGTATTACTGCGGCTCCATCGGAATCTCAGAAGGCGCAGCGGGCACGCACTCGCAGCCTCCCCCGCTCCGCATGGCCCTAAGCGAGTGGTACGAGCGTCCGGTCGGCCGATTTTCGTTAGCATTTCACTCTGTTTCTTCACTCGTTTCTGATCTTCTGATCCGTTTTGCTGCAGGAGGGACTGGGCGAACCTCGCCGATGGGCCGGCGGGTCTGGTTGCCGAGTGCGTCCTCGCCAACGACGTGGCTGACTACGTCCGCCTCCGCGCCGTGTGCCACCCTTGGAGGACGGACCCGCGGGTGTACGGCCTTGACCGGCGCTGCCATCCTCGGCAGTGGATCATGCTCCAGGAGAAACTCGCCCCTTCCCACCGTCGTCGCTTCTTCAACGTCTCCACCGGCGAGTGCATAAAACTTGATCTACCAGAGCTCCGCGACCACGAAACACTTGGGCGCACGTCTGAGGGCCTCCTCTTCCTGCTCTACAAGCGCGCCAACATTCGACTACTAAATCCGCTCACGCGCCACCTCGAAGAGCTCCCGCCACTGATCACGCTGCTGCCTCCTTACCGGTACACCTATCTTATCGGGTTTCCTCATTTCGAACAACACATGACAGCGTGGGGCTGCGGCATTACCAATGATTCCGTGGTCGTGTTGTATTTACACAAACTTCACATCCTGTCCATCGCCAAACCCGGCCTAAGAACACTAAAGGTTTGGACGGATGGCTTTTGTATGAAACCGATGTCCAGCGCTCATGGAGGTGGCTGCCGAGCTGTGTAGACCACTTTGCTCAACTTTTCATAGCATGCACATGGTGGACAATGGCGGGGAGCTAATGCTGGTGCACCGCATGCTTAGGAGTAGCCCTAGGAGGTTCGACTACAACCTGTATCGACTGGATTTGGACATGGGGAAACTGATCCCGGCAAACAGTTTCAATGAACGTGCACTGTTTATGGCTAGACATTGCTCTCTTTCCGTGTCCACAGAAGTTTTTCCCTCCATTAGTTCTGACACTATCTACATGAGCTTCGATATGGATGAGAGAGTGGGTATGCAAATTCAAGCCTACAATGTTGTCGATAGAGGTACCCAACTTGCAAGCTACATCCTGAACACCTTCATGGCAGCGCTGCCATCGCCGCATACCCTTGTTGACTGTCTCTCTTTGTGCAATGTTGTCAAACTAAATTGCAAACACTTAGCATCAGTGATTTGAGTTGTATTTGTTCTCGTTTAGCTATTGTGCCGGCATGGACAGGCTATATACAAGCAATTGTCCCAGAGGCTCGACCTTCCATTGTAATCACATGTGTAGGAGGATGTGCCTAATTGAAGGCTTGTATTTTCTTCCACCAATTCATTGAGATGCAAAATCTTTTACATTTTCTCAGAAAAAAAACTGGTTCTTCATTGTCTACAtatgaacaaatattttgcttaatTTTAACTCTGGCACGACATCAGGTTTGGGTTACAAGATCTCGATTCAAACATCTAGTGTTCTATTAATACCAAGTCTAGTGGTAACCTTGTACGCATTCATGGCGAACGAAATACAGTCTAACATACGATCCATCCAATAGTTTTTTCTATATGTATTACAATGGGCATCCATTCCCCACGAACTGAACACGAGTGTACAATTGACACCTAGGTTTAATATCCGAAAACTCCAGAATTTTTTAAAAATTTCTGGTATTTTTAATGCTTTTTACATATAAGGGTGTGTGGCACCCGAGAGGCATCTCATTATATTTTGGTCCTATATAGGTGAAAGGAAATGCACAATGCCTACAGCAAACAGGATCTCCTCGAACAATGAGCTTTAATTAGTGTACCGATACATGTGCAAtgcacatttttttttcaaaaataaactaTGTAAACATAATGTCATCAAGTTTTCTTTGAGGTTAGTATTTTTCCGAAAAAGAATAGGGAAATCATTCCCTTCCACCGACCGATCTTGGCGAAAtgattccccgccgccgccgcttacTCAACCTCTCCACCGGCGAGTGCATAAAAGCGGATCTGCCGGAGCTCCATGACCACCACGCGCTCGCCCTCACCTCAGAGGGCCTCCTCGTCCTTCTCCACCAGCTCAACCATGTCCGACTACTCAACCCGCTGACGCGCCAACTCACGGAGCTCCCGCCACTGGCCACCCTGCCGCCGCCGCACCTGTACTCCCGCCTTTCCGACAGCAGTCTTGATCTGAAGTTCTGAACCATATTAGAGCGTGGGGCTCTGGCATTACCAGTGACTCCACATCATTCGTGTTGTCTCTCTACCTCGACGGGTTCCTCATCATTGGCATTGCCAAGCAAGCCTGGCGATGAGCATTGGACACTGGTTCAGAGCGGATATTTTCGAGGTACAGCTCCCTTGATGTTCTTAGGCCGCTTGTACTACACCACAGAGGACAATCTCATGGTGCTGGAGACGAGGGCAGATCGGCGACCACGGATGAAGGTGGCTGCCAAGCTGCGGAGGCACGTTTGTAGGACGGCGGGTACCGCGCACCTCGTAGACGACAACGGTGGAGAGTTAATGGTGGTGCACCGCATGCTTTCTCGTTCACATAACTCAAGGTACAAAGTGTATCGACTGGATTTGGATAACGAGAGACTACTCCAGGTCAGGACCTTGAGCAGCGAGCGGGCGCTGTTCTTGGGGATGCATTACTCTTTCTCGGTGTCCACCAGGGTTTTCCCCTCCATTTGTGGTGACGCTGTCTATTTTAGCTTTGATTTTCAGGAGAGATTTGATGAGCACATTGAGGCCTACTGTCTCATCGACAAAAGCAACAAGCCGGCAGACTACATGAATAGTTTTCACTTCCgtggtttctcaaaaaaaaaaaaggctCTTGCTCGTTTTCACTTCCTTTTATGAATAAGCTTCGCTGAATTATATCTGTATACACCTCTTGCATGAATAGTTTATCAGCCTCGTTAGGCACTAATATGTGCTAATCCCTCCGTCtcatatattatgggatggagggagtatttcacaGCCTCTATTCAAGAGTTCGAATGTCGAATTTTGTGTTGGATTCCTGTGGTAACATTGTTCATGAATGTGCTGCCTCGGAACATTCCTGATATACACGAAGAAAGCAAATTCTGCTCAGTGTCTTCAATGGGCAAGGAACCCGATGAAGCACAACATACAATGGAAGTTGAAAAAACAATGGCATGAGCCTAATTCGTATACGAGGGATGGTAGAGAGTAAAATGGCAACACAAATTTTGGATAGTAAATAAGTATCATTGAAATTAGCAAGAATTTCCATACAAAATATCATGAAGTACGCACAGGATATGTATACGCTCTCTGAATATTTGAATGAATAACAATCTACAATATAGTATTGCACTTCATCCATGAACAACCAGGACAGGTGCTTAAATTCGGCTTCAGACAGAACACCTCAAGAAATTATAAGAACAAAAGTTACATGCTTCGTTTCACGCATCATGTGATGCAGAAGCTTATGAATTACATGGGCAGTCTTATGATTCTCTCAAAATAATGTTTCATAATTCTACACCATCACAAGAATCATCCCATGTGTGTGTTCTGCCTTTTCCTGACATCGTCTCACAGCAGAGCGAATCATAGATAGCCGAACAATTCCGATCCTAGTAAACCTCAAcgtgccattgcttgttcttcttgagCTGTGAGAGCTTCTGATCCCAGCTCTCCCCTCTCTGCTCTGCCACCTTCTTGAGTGTATCCTGAATCCCTGGCATCATTCCTTTCAAACCACAGAAGTAGATGTGTGCACCGCCATCCAAAAGCTTGAAAATCTCATCGCTGTACTCCTCAATCTTGTCCTGAACGTACATCTTGCCGCCACTCTTGTTCTTCTGCTCCCTACTTAGTGCTTTGTCGAACCTACAAATTCAACACACTCAATTATATTATATTCAACTAGTTTATTCAAGTGGTGGCACACCCAATCTACGATGACGGAACCATCCATGTCAATAACAAAATGGCGGTTGGGGCGTGTGTAAAGATAATAAAAGAAACAGAGGGTATGGAGATGGAAGAGGTCTAATAACCTGAAATTGTCTGGATACTGCTTCAGGTAGCTTGTGAATTCTTCGTCATAAAGAAGGCTGTCCGAATTAGCCACACCAAGGAAGAGCCAAGCCAGGCCACCAAATCTGAAATTTGGAACATCTTCCATGAACATGCGGCGTAGGTACCCGCGGTAGGGAGCAACACCAGTGCCAGTGGCAATCATGATATGGGTTGCATTTGGATCAGTCTCAGGTAGGAGCATTATTTTGCCAGAGGGACCTGGGGTCAGAAAGAAATGACAGTGAGATGCATAAACTTTAGAACATCCATCATATGCCATGAACTATGAGTATACACAATTCTACCAGAAAGAGTATGTGCATACATGTTTGGTTTGTATCTCGGAACAGGAAGCAGCACATTGTTTGAAGGGCATTTATTATATGCATCGAAATTAGACTTTTATCCAAAAATAATAATCAAGTACGACAAAACTATTAGAACAGATCCAGTTGGCAGCAGCCAGCAGGACAGAAAGAAGGTagctatttatttttatttttgatcaAGAAAGAAGGTAGCTATTAGTGTCAGCGatagccatatactccctccgtcccaaaataattatcttaaccttagtacaactttgtactaaagctagtacaaagttgagacacttattttgggacggagggagtatgtaagaGGCTCTTGGATACAAAGGATTTATTATTTGTCTGGCTAGTGCGTCAGAAGTTACCCCCAAAAAATAGTTGCTCTTATTGAGAACATACACTGTAAACCAGTGGCACTGTGAAAAATTCCCCTCTTTCTTAATGTTATGGAAGAATGGCTACTCCCTGCTCCATCTTAATTTACATCCTACACAATGTGTATATATGTCTAATGCTCTTTTTGTCAAAGGATTCAGAAATAGATGGTTTAAGACAAATGAACTTTAGGAACATGTAAACGAGAAAACTTAGCCCTTTTAGAGTTAGAGGCGCTCATATAAAACTGCTAACACACAAGAAAGCCTTTGCATCCATCTAAAAGAAAGCAACCAACCTGTCATCTGAATCTTGTCCCCAGGCTTTGAGTTGCATAGGAAATTACTGCAGACACCATTCTTCGAGGGGTCCTCCTTGCCAGTTTCAGGATCATAATAAACTGCACGGCGAACACATAAACTGGCAGTCTTCCCGTCAAATGAATCCCCATACCTAGTAGATGCAATGGAATACAGCCTGACATTCTGTGGGTTTCCAGGCTTCTTTGGGTTCTCTCCCTGATAGATGCACACAAGGTTCAATGAGCAATGAAGATGGGTGGTGAAAACAAGGATGGACGACAGCAAGGTAATGAATAGATATTTGGTACTTGAATTAACCTAAAGATGGTGAAAACATGGACGACAGGAAATGCTATGAACAGACATGTGGTACTTGAGTTAACCTAAAGCAATTCTCCTACACAAAGCATCAAGCAGCATACTCAAATCAATGTCTATAAATTTGAACATAATTCAAGTACAGCATAACTTGATATGTTTATCCTCTTATTTAATAATACAACCCCTGTTCTGTTCAGTATTCAGTAAGACAGACAAGAGGATGAAAGAGAAAGTGGTTGAAATGGCTAAACGCTTACTGGAGGAATAATCCTAAGGTAATTCTCCTAGAATAAAATCAAGCAGCATAATCAAATCAATGTCTATAACTTTGAACATGATTTTTTCAGTACAGCACAACTTGATATGTGTATCCTCTTATTTAGTAAGACAAAGAGTCCCCTGTTCAGTATTCAACAAGACAGAGGATGAAACTGAGTAAGTGATGGAATGGGCTAAACGCTTACCGGAGGAATGATTCCATAGCTCTGCCCCTCCCAGTACGGCACATTGCCACCATGGTCGATGACGACATGGCACGTCTCTCCCGGGGCGTTAGGCCCTACCGCCCGCTCAACCGAGACGATGGTGGCCGTGTAAGGCCCCTTGGGCTTGTAGGTGTTGAGCGGCGGCTCCTTGGCGCTCTCCAGGTCGAGAGGCGCGACAGAAACCTTGCTCTTGCTCGACTGCTGGACAGCCCGGCAGACATGCCTCGGCTGCGCCGCGGCCTTGCTGTCGCACGCCAATGCGGTGCCGATCCATGATTTGGTGCCGAAGCTGAGACTGTTGATGCCCTGAAGTGTAACAAAAGGTGAAATCAGCATACTGTTGATGTTGGGGGCGCCGCTGAAAAGGCTGTGAGCTGGGGCTCCACGGCATAGCAAAGCAAGAGCCTTGAATAACTACTGAATGTGCATGTACTAGTACTGCTATGTACTAGTATGTCTTATTTGTAAGTTATACATACTAGCTAATCTCTGCAACCAAAGCAAGAGCGCTGAAGAATTACTACTGAATGTTGCATCTACTACTACCAGTACAAGTGTGTCTATTCGCAGGTGATACTAGCTAATCTGTGCAGTCCAGATACCATATAGCAGGAAGCCAAAGCCGCAGCTAGCGCTATCGAATCTCGTGCCTAAAACTGCTCCCACTGATTCATGCACTAGCACAACACGATTGGCGCTGCGTAAAGGGATATGGAGACGCACCTGGATTCCGGAACCACTGACGGCGCGGTCCGAGGGCGCGGAGAAGGCCACCtgcagagggagagagggaaacgGTGAGAACACGGCGGCCGTCGCCCAGGAGCGGGACGGGGTCGGCGCGGGCGTACCTGGGAcgcggcggcggtggccatggccgACGGACGGGCGGATGGttcgaggaaggggagaggggaggaggggTTTTGATCTGGGGAAAggtggggggggagggggcggcgggtTTATAGGGGGGATCGGAGCCggaggagcgagagagagagagagcccttgAGGCGACGGAAGGGACGGCGACGTCCGTCCGCTGCTGGGGTGCTGGCTGCTGGGGGTTGGTGACGGCGACGCTAACCAAATCAAATCATCAATCGCCCCCTAAACTTGCCTAAATTATTCTGGATCGTTGATTATTAGATTAATCGCTGGATCTCTGATTAGTAGATTAGCCAAGTCTCGTAGGGGGTTGCGTGGCTGCTTGAAATGGCCTCGTGGTGGCCGTGAAGGGCCGGCCAGCTTGCATCGCTTCGCAAAGTCAGACGTGCAACCCGGCTCGGCGCTCAGGTCAGGTGCATGCATGAATCAGCACAGGTGTGCCTGTGTAACTGCACACCTCCTGGCCGCCCCCAAAAACCAGGGGGACGGGGCAGGTCCGCATAAGAATGTCCTGGGCGTGCCACTAAACCTGGGCATGGGCAGcttggcccgagcccggcccgaaaatcCCGGGCCGGACTGGGCCGGGCTTGTCACTCGGGACGGTCTTGGGCTTCAGTTTACAGCCCCAAATTAGCCTGGCTCTTGGGTGGATCCTTTTTCACCAGCTTtgtctttttttttcaaaaaaaattaattCGATTCATTCATCAACTATCAAGACAGTATGAAGAATATTAAAAATAACAAAAtttatccagatccgtagaccaactAGCGACAAAACTTGCAAAAGGCACACACGCCGTCCCTCCCCCTCCAGAGTCAGACAAACTTTGTTGTAGTAGACACATCGTaaagtcgtcatgctaaggccccGCAGGACCACCGTATCAGAACAACAGTCATCGCTGATTAAGAGAATCGTAGATCGAAAGGATCAAACATACGGACACACAGTGGATGAACGAAGACcagatccaccaaagacaaccacATATTAAATCCCGCGAGATTCACCGGAAACACATCCACCCATCCCCTGACAACGCTAGACGCACCACTAGGACAAGAGCTAAGCGAAAAGAACTTTATTCCATCTTAAGAGAGTCGTCGTTGTCAGTATCCTTGGAGATGACACAAACCCTAACCAAACTCAAAAAAACATTTgcaaataaagctctctcattggtAAAGGCAAGGATCCACCCGCCCTCATACCATAAGGCCACACGAGACGAACCAAATTGGCAGCGGCACGACCATCGGCGGAACGCAGAAACCCTAGTCGCCTTTTCTCCAAAGACACTACTATTAGTATTAGGCATTGTACAATGCAAGATGCTTAGGGGAGATGCTTAGAAAAGAAAAATTAATCCCTCCTATAAATCTAAGCATTTGGTGCTTAAAAAAACTCAATTTATTTTACTAAGTACCTCCTTaaacaccttgcattgtacaaggccttacttCCCAGCCAGAGCAaaacaccttgcattgtacaaggccttgctTCCCAGCCAGAGCACAGGGATCCGCCCATGTCATCTTTCATGACATTGCCTGGGAAAAAAAATCTTTCATGGCATTGGCCTATGATACCATCACACCTGCCCTTGCAGGTTCAACGTTTACCTGCAAAAGAGAGACCCCAGCATGCTCGAGCACAAGCAGAAGCCCATACCACATACAACTGTAAAAGTAAAACTCTGATTTTCAGTTTCAACTTGCTATCCCTCTTCACCCTTGAACATTTGCCAAAGAGCAGAGCAGGGAGAGCTTCTGCGCCGGTTTATTTGTCTTTGTACATGCAGTCCAGCAAACACAAAGCACAACCCAAACATCTAGACACACTACTATAACACACTCCTATCttgttctttcttcttcttcttcccacaAAGGGCAcacagacagacagacagacagacgACTCTCTTCTTCCTGTTTCGACAACACAAACAACTACAAACAGCACGGAGTTTCTTTCCCCCTACTACATCTACAAGAGACAGACAGACACATGCATCGCTGGGGGTTGGTTCAGGCTCTCCACAGCCTGCAGACACAGCTTctttcgctcgctcgctcgctcaaagCCCCATCAGGTGGTCGAGGCCCCCATGAGGGCCTCCTCCACCCACGCCGCCGAGAGAGCCCCCGCCTCCCATGCCGCCACCAAGAGAGCCTCCTCCACCCATGCCGCCGAGAGAGCCCCCGCCTCCCATGCCANNNNNNNNNNNNNNNNNNNNNNNNNNNNNNNNNNNNNNNNNNNNNNNNNNNNNNNNNNNNNNNNNNNNNNNNNNNNNNNNNNNNNNNNNNNNNNNNNNNNNNNNNNNNNNNNNNNNNNNNNNNNNNNNNNNNNNNNNNNNNNNNNNNNNNNNNNNNNNNNNNNNNNNNNNNNNN
Above is a window of Triticum dicoccoides isolate Atlit2015 ecotype Zavitan chromosome 5B, WEW_v2.0, whole genome shotgun sequence DNA encoding:
- the LOC119312084 gene encoding ferredoxin--NADP reductase, root isozyme, chloroplastic-like, encoding MATAAASQVAFSAPSDRAVSGSGIQGINSLSFGTKSWIGTALACDSKAAAQPRHVCRAVQQSSKSKVSVAPLDLESAKEPPLNTYKPKGPYTATIVSVERAVGPNAPGETCHVVIDHGGNVPYWEGQSYGIIPPGENPKKPGNPQNVRLYSIASTRYGDSFDGKTASLCVRRAVYYDPETGKEDPSKNGVCSNFLCNSKPGDKIQMTGPSGKIMLLPETDPNATHIMIATGTGVAPYRGYLRRMFMEDVPNFRFGGLAWLFLGVANSDSLLYDEEFTSYLKQYPDNFRFDKALSREQKNKSGGKMYVQDKIEEYSDEIFKLLDGGAHIYFCGLKGMMPGIQDTLKKVAEQRGESWDQKLSQLKKNKQWHVEVY